The Parambassis ranga chromosome 1, fParRan2.1, whole genome shotgun sequence genome includes a region encoding these proteins:
- the LOC114441147 gene encoding claudin-9-like, with product MASTGLQLMGLVLAVLGWVCGALVCAAPLWRVSAFVGGELVIAQVLWEGLWMNCLSQTTGQIQCKTYDSMLALPMSAQVARGLTVLSLLLCLLALILGVAGAKCTHCMGDGNQASKARLGRIAGVSFVVAGLAYLTPICWTAYAIIRDFYDPNIAAPLKRELGPALYLGWGASVLLLVGGIMLHVGSSAPGGKAVPIISRPAKDTSQTAAAAGELKQQERAYV from the coding sequence ATGGCATCGACTGGACTCCAGCTGATGGGTTTGGTCCTCGCTGTGCTGGGCTGGGTGTGTGGGGCGCTGGTGTGTGCGGCACCTCTGTGGCGTGTGTCCGCGTTCGTGGGTGGAGAGCTGGTGATTGCCCAGGTACTGTGGGAGGGACTGTGGATGAACTGTCTGTCTCAGACCACAGGCCAGATCCAGTGTAAGACCTATGACTCCATGCTGGCGCTGCCCATGTCTGCCCAGGTGGCCCGGGGCCTCACCGttctctccctgctcctctgcctcctggcccTCATACTCGGAGTGGCAGGGGCCAAGTGCACTCACTGCATGGGCGACGGCAACCAGGCCTCTAAGGCTCGACTGGGTCGGATAGCAGGGGTGTCTTTTGTTGTGGCTGGCCTCGCCTACTTGACACCCATTTGTTGGACCGCCTATGCAATCATCAGGGACTTCTATGATCCGAACATTGCAGCGCCATTGAAGAGAGAGCTGGGGCCGGCGTTGTACCTGGGCTGGGGGGCCAGCGTGCTGCTCCTAGTAGGGGGGATTATGTTGCATGTTGGTTCGTCTGCACCGGGAGGAAAGGCAGTGCCTATCATCAGTAGACCTGCTAAGGACACctcccaaacagcagcagcagcaggagagctgaAGCAACAAGAGAGAGCTTATGTATGA
- the LOC114441116 gene encoding GTPase IMAP family member 4-like, with translation MGFTKAEDSRDSWSPVIYDLRIVLLGKTGSGKSETGNTILGQDAFAASLSPESVTKKCNKQTGYYDDRNVSVIDTPGIFDTSTDEEKLKKEIEECIRLSVPGPHIFLLVISLAGRFTKEEKNAVKWIKKNFGDEASKYTAVLFTRGDELNRKTIEDYLRESPDLKALIKDCGAGYVVFDNKCKENRTQVADLFEKIDKTVQQNGGYYTSSIYEEAQRQVRNEDWWRKCGDTLYSASNYLIGAAAATAGPLAVRAVMAEEAVVLAVRPMLMFAGAGVTRAIGRWLTPKKNDGPVPL, from the exons ATGGGATTTACTAAAGCTGAAG ATTCCAGAGATTCTTGGTCTCCAGTTATTTACGACCTGAGAATTGTCCTGCTGGGGAAGACTGGATCAGGAAAGAGTGAAACAGGGAATACCATTCTGGGACAGGATGCTTTTGCTGCAAGCCTGTCTCCAGAGTCTGTGACAAAGAAAtgtaacaaacaaacagggtACTATGATGACAGAAACGTGAGTGTCATTGACACCCCTGGGATCTTTGACACGTCTACTGATGAAGAGAAGTTGAAAAAGGAAATAGAGGAGTGTATCAGGCTGTCTGTCCCAGGGCCGCACATAttcctgctggtgatcagcctGGCTGGGCGCTTcacaaaggaggagaagaacgcTGTGAAGTGGATCAAGAAAAACTTTGGCGATGAAGCTTCCAAGTACACAGCAGTGCTTTTCACCAGGGGAGACGAGCTCAACCGGAAAACTATTGAAGACTATTTGAGAGAAAGTCCTGACCTCAAGGCGCTCATCAAGGACTGTGGAGCTGGGTACGTTGTGTTTGACAACAAGTGTAAGGAAAACCGCACTCAGGTTGCTGATCTGTTCGAAAAGATAGATAAGACAGTGCAGCAGAATGGGGGTTATTATACCAGCAGCATATACGAAGAGGCCCAGAGACAGGTCAGAAATGAGGACTGGTGGCGCAAGTGTGGAGACACTCTGTACTCGGCGAGTAATTATCTGATAGGGGCGGCAGCAGCTACAGCCGGTCCCTTAGCTGTTCGTGCTGTGATGGCAGAGGAAGCAGTAGTGTTAGCCGTACGGCCAATGTTGATGTTTGCAGGTGCAGGGGTTACCAGAGCCATCGGGAGGTGGCTCACACCCAAGAAGAATGATGGCCCTGTCCCACTGTGA
- the slc25a10b gene encoding mitochondrial dicarboxylate carrier has protein sequence MTEKRMSRWYFGGLASCGAACCTHPLDLLKVHLQTQQEVKKRMVGMAIHVVKNDGVLALYNGLSASLCRQMSYSLTRFAIYETVRDMMGSTNKGPMPFYQKVLLGAFGGFTGGFVGTPADMVNVRMQNDMKLPAELRRNYKHAIDGLFRVFREEGLRKLFSGASMASSRGAMVTVGQLACYDQAKQLVLGTGMMGDNILTHFLSSFIAGGCATFLCQPLDVLKTRLMNSKGEYTGVTHCLRETAKLGPMAFYKGLVPAGIRLIPHTVLTFIFLEQLKIYFGIRIIS, from the exons ATGACCGAGAAGCGGATGTCGCGATGGTACTTCGGTGGGTTGGCGTCCTGCGGAGCCGCCTGCTGCACGCACCCACTGGATCTACTCAAG GTGCACCTGCAGACGCAgcaggaggtgaagaagaggatggTGGGGATGGCCATTCATGTGGTGAAGAACGACGGGGTGCTGGCGCTTTACAATGGCCTCTCTGCATCCCTGTGTAGACAG atGTCCTACTCCCTCACCAGATTTGCCATCTATGAGACAGTGAGAGACATGATGGGCAGCACAAACAAGGGCCCCATGCCCTTTTACCAGAAGGTCCTGCTGGGAGCTTTTGGAG GTTTCACTGGTGGGTTTGTTGGCACACCAGCAGATATGGTGAATGTCAG AATGCAGAATGACATGAAACTaccagcagagctgaggagaaa CTATAAGCATGCCATCGATGGGCTTTTCAGAGTCTTCAGAGAAG AGGGTCTAAGAAAACTGTTCTCCGGAGCCTCCATGGCTTCCAGCAGAGGAGCCATGGTTACTGTGGGACAG CTTGCATGTTACGACCAGGCCAAGCAGCTGGTGTTAGGTACAGGCATGATGGGAGACAACATACTCACACACTTTCTGTCCAGCTTTATTGCA GGGGGCTGTGCCACGTTCCTCTGTCAACCTTTGGACGTACTAAAAACAAGACTGATGAACTCTAAAGGAGAGTACACA gGTGTAACTCATTGCTTACGAGAAACTGCTAAACTGGGTCCAATGGCATTTTATAAG GGTCTTGTTCCCGCGGGGATCCGCTTGATTCCTCACACAGTGCTCACCTTTATCTTCCTCGAGCAGCTCAAGATATACTTCGGCATCCGCATCATTTCCTGA
- the LOC114448569 gene encoding uncharacterized protein LOC114448569 yields the protein MGFSKAEDSRDSPDLRIVLLGKTGSGKSETGNTILGQDAFAASLSPESVTKKCKIQTGHYDNRSVRVIDTPGIFDTSTDEEKLKKEIEECIRLSVPGPHIFLLVISLAGRFTEEEKNAVKWIKKNFGDEASKYTAVLFTRGDELNRITIEDYLRKSPDLKALIKDCGAGYVVFDNKCKENRTQVADLFEKIDKTVQQNGGYYTSSIYEEAQRQVRNEECWRKCGDTLYSEARVFTKLDLRSAYHLVRIRSGDEWKKAFNTPLGHFEYLNITEHRRHVRQVLQRLLENRLFVKAPKCDLTEEIKRAQAQEPDPGGGPANRLFVPQSVRSRVLQWAHASRLTCYPGARRTESFLRRRFWWPGLARDIKEFVGACAVCAQGKTSNQPSARSCNCFLCPADHAFGTSATLSSGFHPQTNSQTEQANQDLEAALRCVSTVIPRRRDRGGGTIRPTPVLPVQARLEGGSCCPAPSATKRLADRHRSRAPDYSVGQQGYLSTANIKLHSRDSPDLRIVLLGKTGSGKSETGNTILGQDAFAASLSPESVTKKCKIQTGHYDNRSVRVIDTPGIFDTSTDEEKLKKEIEECIRLSVPGPHIFLLVISLAGRFTEEEKNAVRWIKKNFGDEASKYTAVLFTRGDELNRITIEDYLRKSPDLKALIKDCGAGYVVFDNKCKENRTQVADLFEKIDKTVQQNGGYYTSSIYEEAQRQVTNEDWWRKCGDTLYSVSNCMIGAAAATAGPSAVRAVMAEEAVVLAVQPMLMFAGAGVTRAIGRWLTPKKNDGPL from the exons ATGGGATTTTCTAAAGCTGAAG ATTCCAGAGATTCTCCAGACCTGAGAATTGTCCTGCTGGGGAAGACTGGATCAGGAAAGAGTGAAACGGGGAATACCATTCTGGGACAGGATGCTTTTGCTGCAAGCCTGTCTCCAGAGTCTGTGACAAAGAAATGTAAGATACAAACAGGGCACTATGATAACAGAAGCGTGCGTGTCATTGACACCCCTGGGATCTTTGACACATCTACTGATGAAGAGAAGTTGAAAAAGGAAATAGAGGAGTGTATTAGGCTGTCTGTCCCAGGGCCGCACATAttcctgctggtgatcagcctGGCTGGGCgcttcacagaggaggagaagaacgcTGTGAAGTGGATCAAGAAAAACTTTGGCGATGAAGCTTCCAAGTACACAGCAGTGCTTTTCACCAGGGGAGACGAGCTCAACCGGATAACTATTGAAGACTATTTGAGAAAAAGTCCTGACCTCAAGGCGCTCATCAAGGACTGTGGAGCTGGGTACGTTGTGTTTGACAACAAGTGTAAGGAAAACCGCACTCAGGTTGCTGATCTGTTCGAAAAGATAGACAAGACAGTGCAGCAGAATGGGGGTTATTATACCAGCAGCATATACGAAGAGGCCCAGAGACAGGTCAGAAATGAGGAGTGTTGGCGCAAGTGTGGAGACACTCTGTACTCG GAAGCTCGAGTATTTACCAAGCTGGACCTGCGAAGCGCCTACCACTTGGTGCGTATTCGTTCGGGGGATGAGTGGAAAAAAGCCTTCAACACACCATTGGGACATTTTGAGTATCTG AACATTACTGAACATCGGCGGCATGTTCGACAAGTGCTCCAACGCCTGTTGGAAAACAGGTTATTTGTAAAAGCACCTAAATGTGATCTCACTGAAGAGATCAAAAGAGCTCAGGCTCAGGAACCGGACCCCGGCGGAGGGCCTGCTAACCGTTTGTTTGTCCCTCAGAGTGTCCGCTCCAGGGTTCTCCAGTGGGCACATGCCTCCCGGCTGACCTGCTATCCTGGGGCCCGCCGAACTGAATCCTTCCTCCGACGTCGTTTCTGGTGGCCCGGCCTGGCAAGGGACATCAAGGAGTTTGTGGGGGCCTGTGCCGTCTGTGCCCAAGGGAAGACCAGCAACCAGCCGTCCGCCAGGAGCTGCAACTGCTTCCTGTGCCCAGCCGACCATG CCTTCGGCACCTCCGCCACCCTCTCCTCGGGGTTCCACCCCCAAACCAACAGCCAGACGGAGCAGGCCAATCAAGATCTGGAGGCTGCCCTCCGCTGTGTCT CCACCGTTATTCCCCGAAGAAGAGACCGAGGTGGCGGTACCATTCGTCCAACACCAGTACTGCCGGTGCAGGCGCGCCTGGAGGGAGGCTCGTGCTGCCCTGCTCCGTCTGCTACCAAGAGGCTGGCTGACCGACACCGCTCCAGAGCTCCAGACTACTCCGTCGGACAGCAGGGCTACCTATCCACAGCCAACATAAAACTCC ATTCCAGAGATTCTCCAGACCTGAGAATTGTCCTGCTGGGGAAGACTGGATCAGGAAAGAGTGAAACGGGGAATACCATTCTGGGACAGGATGCTTTTGCTGCAAGCCTGTCTCCAGAGTCTGTGACAAAGAAATGTAAGATACAAACAGGGCACTATGATAACAGAAGCGTGCGTGTCATTGACACCCCTGGGATCTTTGACACATCTACTGATGAAGAGAAGTTGAAAAAGGAAATAGAGGAGTGTATTAGGCTGTCTGTCCCAGGGCCGCACATAttcctgctggtgatcagcctGGCTGGGCgcttcacagaggaggagaagaacgcTGTGAGGTGGATCAAGAAAAACTTTGGCGATGAAGCTTCCAAGTACACAGCAGTGCTTTTCACCAGGGGAGACGAGCTCAACCGGATAACTATTGAAGACTATTTGAGAAAAAGTCCTGACCTCAAGGCGCTCATCAAGGACTGTGGAGCTGGGTACGTTGTGTTTGACAACAAGTGTAAGGAAAACCGCACTCAGGTTGCTGATCTGTTCGAAAAGATAGACAAGACAGTGCAGCAGAATGGGGGTTATTATACCAGCAGCATATACGAAGAGGCCCAGAGACAGGTCACAAATGAGGACTGGTGGCGCAAGTGTGGAGACACTCTGTACTCGGTGAGTAATTGTATGATAGGGGCGGCAGCAGCTACAGCCGGTCCCTCAGCTGTTCGTGCTGTGATGGCAGAGGAAGCAGTAGTGTTAGCCGTACAGCCAATGTTGATGTTTGCAGGTGCAGGGGTTACCAGAGCCATCGGGAGGTGGCTCACACCCAAGAAGAATGATGGCCCACTGTGA